The Salvia miltiorrhiza cultivar Shanhuang (shh) chromosome 1, IMPLAD_Smil_shh, whole genome shotgun sequence genome has a window encoding:
- the LOC130997972 gene encoding amino acid transporter AVT1H-like yields the protein MTARIWESQEEAGEKAAAEERPSTVGDEEEDEKSAVKTHADDRTTGSFLHAVINMVGMLIGLGQLSTPYALENGGWASTFLLVGLGAVCAYSSCLLGKCMHKNPKSRDYKDIGNEAFGSKGRIIATTFIYLEIFMALVSYTISLHDNLANVFATFTLNSPHLSASQLLALIAVLVALPSLWLRDLSSISFLSTAGILLSLVIFSTVAYTAISGAVEAHRYIPVLHLNKIPAISGLYIFSFAGHIVFPNLYNSMKDPSKFTKVSIVSFSMVTVLYTTLGFMGAKMFGPQVNSQITLSMPHNLIVTKIALWATVLTPMTKYALEFAPFAMQLEQSLPPSIKSRTRMIIRGTVGSILLLIILVLALSVPYFEHVLSLTGSLVSVGICVIFPCAFYTKIFWRQISTPLLLLNLILITFGVILGAFGTFSSSRSLIRSLQRGHTS from the exons ATGACGGCCAGGATTTGGGAATCCCAAGAGGAAGCCGGTGAGAAAGCTGCGGCGGAGGAGCGACCGAGCACCGTGGGCGACGAGGAAGAAGATGAGAAAAGTGCAGTTAAGACCCATGCAGATGATCGAACCACCGGCTCTTTTCTTCATGCAGTCATCAACATGGTTGGAATGCTCATTG GTTTGGGACAACTATCAACTCCCTATGCCTTGGAAAATGGAGGATGGGCATCAACATTCCTCCTAGTAGGGCTTGGAGCAGTGTGTGCCTACAGTTCTTGCCTTCTGGGGAAATGCATGCACAAGAACCCTAAATCAAGAGACTACAAAGACATAGGAAATGAGGCATTTGGTTCAAAGGGAAGAATCATAGCTACTACTTTCATCTACCTAGAGATTTTCATGGCCCTTGTCTCCTACACCATCTCACTCCACGACAACCTCGCCAACGTCTTCGCCACCTTCACTTTGAACTCGCCTCATCTATCCGCGTCTCAGCTGCTGGCGCTCATAGCCGTCCTCGTTGCCCTTCCGAGCCTGTGGCTAAGGGATCTTTCCTCAATCTCCTTCCTCTCGACCGCTGGCATCCTCCTGTCTCTCGTCATCTTCTCCACTGTGGCCTACACCGCCATCTCTGGAGCCGTTGAAGCTCACCGTTACATTCCAGTCCTGCACCTCAACAAAATTCCTGCAATTTCGGGGCTCTATATCTTCAGTTTTGCTGGTCATATAGTCTTCCCCAATCTATACAATTCCATGAAAGATCCTTCCAAATTCACCAAG GTATCCATTGTGAGCTTCTCAATGGTGACAGTGCTGTACACAACATTAGGATTCATGGGAGCCAAGATGTTTGGCCCTCAAGTGAATTCACAAATCACTCTGAGCATGCCTCACAATCTCATCGTCACAAAGATCGCTCTGTGGGCGACAGTGCTCACGCCCATGACAAAATACGCGCTTGAATTCGCGCCTTTTGCCATGCAGCTCGAACAAAGCCTTCCCCCCTCGATCAAATCAAGAACACGGATGATCATACGGGGGACAGTGGGCTCGATTCTACTGCTCATCATACTCGTGCTCGCCCTCTCCGTGCCATACTTCGAGCACGTTCTCAGCCTCACGGGCTCCCTAGTCAGTGTCGGAATTTGCGTAATCTTTCCATGTGCTTTCTACACCAAGATATTCTGGAGACAAATTTCGACACCTCTGCTGCTGCTCAATCTCATTCTCATAACATTTGGTGTGATTTTGGGAGCATTCGGAACCTTTTCATCTTCAAGATCTCTCATCAGAAGTTTACAGAGAGGGCATACATCCTAa
- the LOC130997979 gene encoding 15-cis-zeta-carotene isomerase, chloroplastic-like, whose amino-acid sequence MSTSILLSHPLSPHLHLPKPKFRPPITSKFSCFELKNVSLRRPFKSHFTGGPQKLRKLVLARVAETEAERSDVSPLVGEDSAEFVLSEQKISSWVYFTLVLGVVLYILNVAWIDNSTGYGKVFSDAVSSVSGSPEVAMLVLILIFALVHSGLASLRDTGEKLIGERAFRVLFAGVSLPLAVSTVVYFINHRYDGVQLWQLQGVPGLHELLWFANFVSFFFLYPSTFNLLEVAAVDKPKMHLWETGIMRITRHPQMVGQVIWCLAHTIWIGNSVAAAASVGLIAHHLFGVWNGDRRLAIRYGEAFEAVKSRTSVIPFAAILDGRQKLPEDYYKEFLRLPYISITGLTLGAYFAHPLMQAASFRLHW is encoded by the exons ATGTCAACCTCCATCCTACTCTCCCACCCTCTATCCCCACACCTTCATCTCCCCAAACCCAAATTCCGTCCTCCTATAACCTCCAAATTCTCTTGTTTCGAGCTAAAAAATGTTTCCCTGCGCCGACCCTTCAAATCCCACTTTACAGGTGGACCTCAAAAGCTCAGGAAACTCGTATTAGCGCGAGTGGCGGAAACTGAAGCCGAGAGAAGTGATGTTTCTCCGCTGGTGGGTGAGGATTCTGCCGAATTCGTCTTGTCCGAGCAGAAGATTTCTTCGTGGGTTTATTTCACTCTGGTTTTGGGCGTCGTGCTTTATATTCTCAACGTGGCTTGGATTGACAACTCCACCGGTTACGGTAAAGTATTCAGCGACGCTGTTTCGAGCGTTTCCGGCAGCCCCGAG GTTGCCATGTTGGTTCTTATTCTCATATTTGCACTGGTTCACAGTGGCTTAGCTAGCCTCAGGGACACAGGTGAGAAACTCATTGGAGAACGAGCATTCCGTGTATTATTTGCGGGGGTATCTCTTCCGTTAGCTGTTAGTACTGTT GTTTATTTCATCAACCACAGATATGATGGTGTGCAGTTATGGCAACTTCAGGGTGTTCCTGGACTACATGAGCTTCTTTGGTTCGCCAACTTCGtttccttctttttcctttatccTTCGACTTTCAACTTGTTAGAGGTTGCAGCAGTTGACAAGCCCAAGATGCATCTCTGGGAAACTGGAATAATGAGAATAACTAGGCACCCACAG ATGGTTGGGCAAGTAATCTGGTGTCTTGCTCACACAATTTGGATCGGGAATTCAGTTGCAGCCGCAGCTTCTGTGGGTTTGATTGCGCACCATCTGTTTGGTGTTTGGAATGGAGACCGGAGATTGGCCATACGATATGGTGAAGCTTTTGAAGCTGTTAAGAGTAGAACTAGTGTAATCCCATTTGCTGCTATTCTCGATGGGCGCCAGAAGCTACCAGAAGATTACTACAAGGAATTCCTCCGGCTGCCATATATATCAATAACAGGATTGACGTTGGGGGCGTACTTTGCTCACCCACTTATGCAGGCCGCCAGTTTTCGTCTTCATTGGTAG